ATAATTGGTATTTGAAAATTCGGTATCTCcagctatttttttttaaatatatatagtggtGTTAGAAATCGTTATTTGTGagcaaaaagtattttttttttatattactagctagatacatataattaatatttttttatctttaaaatatattactataaataaGACTAAGATATAAACATCAGTACAATTACATcacatcaaaagaaaaaaagaacgaaagaaaataaactaatttttcagttaatataaaattttaaagttgaataagttgtTATGTTATCGATTGAAGAACATTTTTAACTTTGCAGAAAAATAGTACAGCTGTGTCATTAATAACCGGTTGTAAGTATggagtatttttgttttttttataatattagtataaattataaataatatagtcTAGCATACTGAAGTGGACTGCAAATTGGACTTGATAAAAGCCCAATAAGCCGAAATTGGATAAGATTGGACAGGGTCCAACCCATCTGAACCTAACTGGGTCGGGTTAGCTCCAATTGGCCCCGACCCATCAGACTACCCGCCATCAAAAGTGACTACAGTCAAGAAATACAACGTCAAAAGGTCTGGAACTCAATACACACCGTAGATTCACTCCAATTGACGGTTCGGATTTTCCCGTGATCTCAGCCCTACCTTCCCAAACTCCCAACAATTTAaacaactattttttattcacacTAATGACTCCCTCACAAGTAGGTGACCATTCAAAACCCACAAGACAATCAAGGGCGCTTTGTCCCCTCATGATAACCGATCATATCACGCCGTCATCGTTCTTGTGTCACCGACAGAGCACACAAACCTCCAGAAACCATTAAAAGCAGGATTCCTCCATTAAACCGTCACTGCCCCAAGATCTTATTGGAGTTGAGATTTACGTGAAAGTCTCTCTCAATTCTCTCATCTAAAACCTAATTCAAggtgaattttgataatttcattctttttataaGAGCTGATTCTCTGCTTATTTTCTATATCTTTTGCTGGATGAGTGAATATCTTTGGAAGGGTTTCAAGAATTGGGGTTTTTGCGCGTGTTTGTCGGTTTTTCTTTCAAGAATTGCTGTAGGGATTATTGTTCTGGTAATATGGAAACGATATGAGCTAAAAgatctgaaaattttcttgtctgttttatttatttactttttttggttttcttctGGCTGTTTTTGAGGTATgagtttttttgtttgatcaaGCAGATTAGTTTCGTACTTTGTATTAAAGAATTATGGATTTCTACTTTGAGCTGCAAAGACTCTTTATTGATTGAGTTAGAAGTGCTGTTCTTTCTGTTCTTTTTTCATCTGTGAACGTAACAATGGTGATTTACTGGTTTATATGCTTTCATCCATGAATCTGCTGGTATGTGATATCTAATCACGCAGTAAGCATATTCACCTGGCCAGGAAGATAGATTGttctgttaattttattttgaaaagaattttcatCCCACTTCCCCACCAATTGGTGTTaatcttttgtgtttttttcacTGGCATGTTTTTAGTAAAACTTGCTTTGCGCATCAAGATACCATGTGAGCCCTTATGCTGTGAAGTTTATTTGAATGTCTCCTTGCTGGTGTACACGATGTAAAGATTGGTTTTTGAAGACTGGTATGTTaaagatttttgttttgtaaattttggGGGTCGTTTGGTGTTATGAAAATAACTTTCGTCTGATATAAATTGTTTGCTTCAGTTTTGTGTCTTACCTGTGAATGTTGTGCCTAAGTACTTTTTTGGAgtttgttaattaattcttggatgCTTCTTTCAGCAATCTTTACTATTGGTATCGCATAGCTCTGTGTCATGCTGCCTGTATAGATTAATTGTTTATATGTCCAAATAAGTAACTGATGCTGAATTCAACTCTAAAAGTTTAGCACTAACATAATTGATCAACTGCTGTGAttagtttgaaatattttgagttttcaGTTCAGGTGCGATTTTAGTTCTATAGAACTGAAAACAAATCATCATGTTTGGACGTGCTCCAAAGAAAAGCAATGACCTcaagttttatgaaattcttgGTGTTCCCATAAGTGCGAGTCAAGATGAACTCAAGAAGGCCTATAAAAAGGCTGCCATAAAGAATCATCCTGACAAAGGGGGAGATCCTGAAAAGGtaagtctttttctttcatttcacTGTTCAATAGATGTGCAATATGAATTGTCTCTCTCTGTTAGCATTGAGAAATAAGTAATTTCTACTAACTCTATTTTAACTTACCTCAACTTTGTCATTTGACTCTGAATCAGTTCAAGGAGTTGGCTCAtgcatatgaaattttaagtgATCCTGAAAAGAGAGAGATTTATGATGAATATGGTGAAGATGCCGTCAAGGAAGGAATGGGAGGAGGCAGTCACTCATATGATCCATTCAACATATTTGAATCTTTTTTCGGTGGTGGATTTGGTGGAGGTTTCGGCGGTGAGATAACTGGTCTATTCTTTTACTTCTTTTCTTGGGGGTTTACTTGTTCCAAATCCAATATTGGAATTGATTCTATAGGTGGCAGAAGTTCTAGGAGCAGAAAGAGACAGGGTGAAGACGTAGTGCATCCATTAAGGGTTTCTCTAGAGGACTTGTACAATGGTACAACCAGAAAACTCTCTATTTCCCGGAATGCATTGTGCAACAAGTGTAAAGGGTATATTTTTCTATGGCGAAATCTACCTCTGGTTCAGTCTCCAGTAGAATAACACATTAATTTGGCTCAGTTTATAATGTTCGTCTGTTATGATTTAATTCTCTTTGTGCATCTTGTAATGGACTTAAAAAAGGTTGAATCATGTAAAACTGTCAATTGTGTTGTCCAGCTTCCTAGGCTTTCTTCATAACTCTTCTCTTATGACGTCAGTTGTATTGCTTCGGTATACAAATCACACATATGTTCTGTTCTGTGACCATTGACTTATTTCCTAAGGACTTGCGGAAGCAGCGGAACCCACTAATGAGGGGCAAATTGAGAGCGTCAAAAGCAAGATGATGTTGCATCTAATGCTAGTCTGTCTTAGctaaattcttgaaatgtttagatttattaactatctcaaaacttttttaactttttgatgaatttcaaGAGAATAACTTGGAACACTATTAATTGACTCTGATTTGGATATGGAATCTTTTGAATGCATCTGCCTTTTTGccaattttatcaaactttattttttacttttgtgcAGTTTCTGCCAATGACTTTCTGATAAGAGATTTTTATATGCATTTTAACCTATCAGGAAAGGTTCAAAGAGTGGGACCTCTGCGAGATGTCATGGTTGCCAGGGTACTGGAACAAGGACGACCAGTCGGCCAATAGGACCTGGAATGGTCCAACGAATACAACATATCTGCTCTGATTGCCGAGGATCAGGTATTTGTTGAAATGTATCACTGTTTTGTGCTTTCTAGTCTCCATCCAGCAAAAAGGTGAAATCCTTGAAAGACTTGGTAAAAACTTGAATCTATCTTCCATGATACAGGAGAACTCATTAGTGAAAGAGATCGATGCTCCCAGTGCAAAGGTAAGAAGGTTGCACAGGAAAATAAAGTATTAGAAGTTCACGTTGAGAAAGGGATGCAGCAAAATCAAAAGATTGTGTTCTCAGGGCAGGCTGATGAAGCTGTAAGTTGAATTATTCTGTGATGCAAgctttcttcctttcttttttatcgtCTTTTGAAGTGCCAGCAAGCAGCCGTAGCTCGGACAACAAATCATTCAGTTCAACCGGATTTGAATGTATTTGGGTATATGCGCGCTGATTCTTGATTGAATCTGGTTGGACATATACAATGCAACTTTGCATACAATGatgattttgaaataagaaTCTAGTCCAAGAATACTCTTCATTTTAGAATGAACGGATTCTAGACTTGACGGTTCTATTGTTTCAAAATACACCATCTATTTTCGcgtattatttatatctaagCACCTCCGCGACCTTTTATTACCTCAACTCTTCCGCATTATCGATTGACCTCTCTGGGCTCATGCTTTTGCAGCCTGATACTATCACTGGAGACATTGTCTTCGTGCTGCAACAGAGAGAACACCCCAAGTTCAAAAGGAAGAGTGATGATCTTTATGTCGAACACAATCTTAGTTTACGAGAAGCACTTTGTGGTTTTCAGTTCATCCTTACTCATCTCGACGGGAGGAAACTAGTAATCAAATCAAACCCTGGCGAAGTCTTTAAGCCAGGTATTGCTCCAAAACTCTTTAACTCTCCCTTTTACATGCTACTTTTTGGCTTTCATGGGACGAGACGATGGTTTCTTTGAAACAATGATCTCCTTGCAGATTGTTACAAGGCGATAAACGATGAAGGAATGCCACACTACCAGAGACCATTCATGAAAGGGCAGCTATATATCCATTTCAATGTCGAGTTCCCTGATTCTGGGTTCCTTTCTCCCGAGAAGTTGAGAATTCTGACAACAGTGCTACCGGTGAAGTCAGATAAGCGTTTGCCCGATAAATTACTGGCTAAATGCGAGGAAACCACTTTGCTTGATGTCAACATGGAAGAAGAGATGAGGCAGAAGGAGCAACAAAGACAACGCGAGGCATACGATGAAGACGACGATGACCCACCCGTGCATCAAGTAGCATGTAACCAGCAGTAGGGTATAGAGAATCATTTCTGCATCATGTTTGCTAAATATACTATCATCCCGGCTTTTGTGAAATAAATAGCTTTCTTCACGAGGTCGGCTTGCTTATGGGAGTACGATACGTAAGACTTTGATTtagttgattttatttatggacCTGATATTGGTGGCTGAAGGGAGCTAGTACTTATCTTGGAGAGGTCTCTTATGGTGGTTTTCTCTTGGCTTGTTTCTTCAACTTATTGCTTATGGAATGGATAATATATCAGAAGAACAGACAGTTACATACTACTGCATAAGTAGATATGTAAATAGAGACATAGTAGATAGATATATCAAATTAGACTTTATCGAATGCATTACAAGCTGTTGGGAGaaatatactttttgtttcacAAATTAACCTCCTCACTTTTGGTTGTATTGGTCGGGAGATTTTCGTTTTGGTCCCTTCATCTTGTAACTTTAAAATGGtacccaaaaaatacaaaaacaaaagaaaaactttaaaatgGTAGCAATTTTCGTTTCACGTCATGTGCTAAGTTACAAAATATCTTCATATGTGTGAATGTCTAGTTATTTTCTCTGCAATAAGTAAGGTGAGTTTTGACTATAGGAGagtttttttgttagatagaaataaattttaaaggtGTTGTTATGATAAGAGGTTTAAGGTAAtagtaaatttaatatttttaacatagCATGTGAATAATAGTTCGGGTTCACTGTTTCTTGCCGAATTCATTCATTAAATtaggaaaataatataagaaaaatgatattcTGTTAAAAAAGAGGGTTTATTACACTTTGATCCTTGAGAAAATGCGAATTATACTTTCCTTTAAAGAAGtcataaaattgcattttcacctcttttaaaaattcattgtttatacataaatttctcTTGTTAAGATTTGAACCAAAAATGACGCTAGTAAAAGAACTTCatattttactctttatttaatatttcatgataataatttcgtatttataaagaaaaagatataatgTATTAACTTCActtgatatatgtatattatatttattatttaaaatacaaaaatataatgaatgtTGAATAAggttaaaaaaatgaacaatttaCGTAGACTATTTTGTTAatggtaatatttttcatccaaataaaattttcaaaatcggTCGCTGGGAACCGGCCGgttcataggggtaaaattgttgtCATAAGAATCGGTGTGAACCAGCCAAAATCAATCAGTCGAAAACCTGATCAAAATTGGGTTTGCccttaaaaaaacaaaaggagggGGGAAAGAATAGAATAGAATTTTCTATCTTCACTCATTTTGCGATCTGGATTTGCTGCAAACTCTAGTAAAGGCGCAAGTTCTCAAATATGAAGCAAAAAGGTACAATCTATaatgttttccttttccctcTTTTCAAATCCTATGAtgctgaaaaatgaaaagtcaACGGCGACCACGGCGGAGATAGTGGTTTCGGTGGCTGAACGCGGTGGTGGCTGTGCCATCTACTTTGAAAATGTAGATTTGAATGATGGGTGATACAATGGTGAGacatagaaaaagaaagtggGAGGAGTCATGAGAAGTAAAGTGCCGACGgtgatgacaaaaaaaaacaaaaaaataggaaaaaaaagtaagcaaattttgtgaaattgtaaataagtaaattattattttataaaaaaattagcaatttaccttcctatttttgttgaaatacaataatttacctttctatatttttaaaattaaacaattctctaattgatatgttttttataaggagtaatttatttataatattatatgaggGTAAATTGATATCCacccaagaaaaaaagggaTAGATTTTGACAAATTGTAACCTTCCACACTTagaaaaatttcttcttttcagtatatatatatatatatatatatactctctAATTATCATTTTGAGTCAAGCAATTTTTAGTGGaattgtttataaattatttcattatttacataatttccACACTAATCCACTTAGGCCGTTTTTACTACATGAGATTAAGCAGGATATCCAACTCAATCCCACACATTAGGTTGTTTATCTGCGAAATGTGAGACCCGGTAATTAAAGTGCAAGCCTGCTATAATGCTGGATGAAACGTGGTACATGAATCCGGCCAAATGGGCAGGGATAGGAATCCCGACCAGGTATCCCATCATTTATGCTCAGGTGCTTTGCCTTTAATACCCTCAAATAGCTATGCGAAATGATGGATTTATCCTTCTACAcctatcaaattaaatttgttgttcgacttcatttaaaatattgtcttCTCCATTGGTGCAAATAAAGGCAGAAACGGAAGGGCTTCGACATAACAAGCCTCCTTGTCGTCCTAAAGGTGAGTTCATCGTGGCCGCTGACTTGGGTCTCGGTGACATTGTTCCTGTATAGCTTTGTATTTTACCCTGTACGATTACGTTGttcaaatttacttttaaggtaaatttttaaaattttttttggccAAGAATCCTCGCCGGAGGTGCCATTAACATTGTTGCCGCCAGCCTGCTTCGCATTCAGTTAGGCTGTTTGTGGTTAGCTTGGGAATCCCTCGAGATCTGCAGGTGAGTTATGCTAAAACCCTTTGTTCCTTTCTTCGCTCGTTTGGTGCAATTTTACCAATCTTGTGCTATATACAGTCTAACGTTGTGAAATCTTGGCTGTTATATACTGTATATCCCATTCACACACTAAATTGTATGCAAATGTTACAggaaatttgcaaaataattttcccttCATTTCACTTTTTGTTGACAATAGAACAATGTTTTGTTGTTTGCAAATTGTGTCAGCTAGAAAATTTGTGGGAAGTATTAGGATGAGGAATTCAAAGAGTTACATTAGCTTTAATTGTTTTACAACAAGTCATGGACGAGATTGCAGTCACTTTGACTATATTTACTTATGTTATAAAACACCTCACATCCGAAAACCCTACTCATGATCGGTCTCTGCGTCCGAGATACTTAATCAATACTAGGATATCGGACCAGGTTCTTCACCTGCATAGGCTAGTTTCTATTTCCGATGAGTCTTGCCTACGTAAGATACGTATGGACCGTAACGCCTTCGGACGGCTGAGCTATCTACTTGAGTACTCTGGAGGCATTTTGCAAACCAAACATCTTACTGTACCGGAGCAAGTTGTGATTTTCCTTTGTGGTAGCCcacaataaaaagaattgtgtGGTGAAGCATAATTTTCTACGTTCTGGCCACACAACTAGCAAACATTTTCACCGTGTGCTAAagtcaataattaaattgtacaaTGTCCTGCTAGCTCGGCCGACTCCGATTACAGAGGAATGCGTGGACCCCCGTTTGAGATGGTTTAAGGTACTAGTactattatttgtttgtttctcGATTAAGAATACATTGTAATATGCTTATTGGTATTTAGATGTTCTGATTATATTTACCTATACATTTCTAATTGTAATCCATACTATAGTGATGTCTAAAGGCTTTAGATGGCACGTTCATTGATATACGAGTACCCAAACATGAAAAGGGACGGTACCAAACACGCAAAGGTCAAGTGGCCGTGAACGTACTTGGGGTGTGCAATCCCAACATCAATTCATATACGTCCTTACCGACTGGGAGGGGAACGCAACTGATAGCCGTGTTTTACGTGATGCCTTCAACAGACCAGGTGGTCTAAGAGTTCCTAAAGGTATGACTTTGCTCCATACATGTTTCCTAAACTGTGCATACTGCTTAATATGTGAGTTCATTAttgcaaataataaaattattgcgTAACATTCGGTTATACCTTGCATAGGCAATTACTACTTATGTGACGATGACTATGCAAATGCCGAAGGCTTCTTGACTCCGTACAGAGGTGTTCGCTACCATCTAAGAGAATGGGACACTAGTACCAGCGTGCTGCAGAACCATTAGGAGTTTTTCAACCTCAAACACTCTTCTGCGTGTAACGTATTGAGCATACATTTGGTCTACTTAAAATGCGGTGGGGTATTTTAAGGAGTCAATCGTTCTACCCCATTAAGGTGCAAAATCGGATAATCTTGGCTTGTTGTGTGTTGCACAATTTTTTGAGGACTGAAATACCTGATGATCCGCTAGAAAATGAGTTACCGAGTCATGGAGATGCTGGGACGGATGATGAGGTTGACTGTGTGTGGAATATCCCTCATGGTCCACTTGGAGAGATACAATGGCCACATCCATGTACAATGAGTGGATGACTCGCCTGTGATGTCACATGCGACTCAACAACCTATATCTTGACCTCGTTGCTTAGGGTCATAAGTCTAATGATGCGCGTGAGATGTATTATTTCGACGGTTAATTGTAATCATTGTTATGTTAGCCTCTTATGTGTTTTGTGTGAAGACTTTGtgtgattcttgaattttccaTATGTTTTACAATCACTCATTTCAATTGCTGCTATGTTGAAGTGCTATTGTTGCAGACGACATTACTATGATCCCCTTTGTACAATTACaatgtttttttgtttgacGTCATGCTGTGCACAATATTTACATCGTTGGTACAGGTTGTGTCCTGGTCAATCAGACATTTGTATTTACCTATTTAACcaacacatatattttttggtgcAGGTTTCACCCAGGTAAGCCGATCGATCGTCCCTTGAAAGATGGAGCTCGGATCTGATGAGGGTAGCAGTAGGCCGCGTCGGTGGGGAGGGAACAAAGATAGAGCTTCTAGTCGTTAAACGTGGACGGTTCTGGAAGTGGAATGTCTTATAGCAGGCCTTAAAAATTTGGTTGTAACTGGTTGGAAATGTGACATGGCTTTAGGAATGGTTATCTTGCACAATTAGAGACGCATATGGCCAAGAATTTTCCACAATCTGATATTAAAGCCGAACCACATATTACTTCTAAATTACATGTCTGGAAGAAGCACTACATGATGCTGACCACTATGCTGATGAAGTCGGGATTGGGTTGGGATGAGAGCCGAAATATAGTAACGGTGGAAGACGATAATGCTTGAGATGATTACGTGAAGGTATGAAATAAAAACTGCCATGCGTTTACTACCTTCAACTGAAATggctctttttctttaaattgttattagcTTACTATCTGTACTGTTTCAGATGGATCCTAATGCAAAGAGGATGCGTTATAAGACATGGCCTATTTTAAGCGCATGGAGAGAAATCTTTGGGAAGGACCGTGCGACAGGGGAGCGTAGTGCGGACCCTTATAAGGATGCAAATGCCATTAGAAATGAGGAAATGGCCGACACGCAAGATTGTTATGTGCCCAACGCTGAATGGAATCCAGACATAGATTTTGTTGGGCTGAAGGAGGAGCCGACGTCCTCGTTCAATGCGAACGTCGATCCCACTGGAACTCATCTAGTGCACTTCAAGGAAACGCAAGATAAGCGATACCCGTGGAGGCATCCCAAAGTTGGTTGAAATAGTGTCTACCTTTTGTGAGTCAGCGAACACACGCTTGGGAACATTGACTAGGGTGCTTGAGAATGAATTTGGAGACTCTGAACATCGCGTGTTGATCCTGTAGCAAGTTAGAGATTTGGAAgcatttgatgaaaatgaacGCTTGATGGTTGCAAATAGGTTGGTTAAGAAcccaaacaaaataaagctTTTTCTGGGTTTGACAAAGAATTCTCGGGTGAAGATGGTGCAGCTAATGCTTGCCAGTAAGATTTAATGAGCAATCGTCCCGACTTGATCCCTTacctgaaattattaatagtatTTGCTAAATATCACCGGACCGCTATGCACAAATATTGCACCCACCTAACCATGATTTGGTATcaggaattttttttggtgtaatGTTGTGTACTGAACAAGCTGTGCGAAGTGCTGCTTTTCATACTGGTCagttatgtattcattaacTTTATTATTACTTTGTTATTGCTTTCTTTGCATGCTtggttcttttttattttaatattacacaatTCATCTGCAAGAATAacctacaattttaattataatgtgtAATATTTCacactaaaaattatttttttattactgaCATGAGCAAATTTGTATTgctgataaaataatatcgtaaaatattataaagttttttttgtatgctaaaaaaataaatacataggATACCTAaatagacaaaataaaaaaactaaaaattacatcacctTTCAAAGACTATCAACTTTCAtcaattgaaaacaaaatggATTAATTTATCCCCCTTCAAagatttacataaattttcctTAATATTAAACAACATCTTTAATATCTATTTCAAAACATggacaatatattttataaagttgggATTTCTGcttcttaattattacaatattacGGATAATTGTTACAATATTATGGTGTAAATTCAAACGAAACTTTTCTGAATTTggagaaaatgtaaaaatggaGGGGAAATTTTTGTTCTCGGAATTAAGCTTTTTATAGTTTTCATCCCGATATTATgagagataaatatatttttgatcctaTGATCGTTTTTATCATTAATCTCTTTATATAGGATACAAAagtgttttataattttttgatatttcacaattttggtaattttggtGTCGGATTTTACAATAAAAGTTGTCAGAATAAATCATATCCACCTCATATGGTTCATttaaattaggattttttttatattggtTCTCTTTTACCAAtatggaagaaaaatatataaaaatgacatGACACATaatctattataaattattaattttgtaaaatatagtGAAACATAttgatttactataattttcatCACGTCATCATTAGATTGTatgaataattcattttatttagtaGCATCCCAAATCCTACACAAAACTAACAATATATGATGACCTTGTGACT
The nucleotide sequence above comes from Sesamum indicum cultivar Zhongzhi No. 13 linkage group LG11, S_indicum_v1.0, whole genome shotgun sequence. Encoded proteins:
- the LOC105173289 gene encoding chaperone protein dnaJ 3, with the translated sequence MFGRAPKKSNDLKFYEILGVPISASQDELKKAYKKAAIKNHPDKGGDPEKFKELAHAYEILSDPEKREIYDEYGEDAVKEGMGGGSHSYDPFNIFESFFGGGFGGGFGGGRSSRSRKRQGEDVVHPLRVSLEDLYNGTTRKLSISRNALCNKCKGKGSKSGTSARCHGCQGTGTRTTSRPIGPGMVQRIQHICSDCRGSGELISERDRCSQCKGKKVAQENKVLEVHVEKGMQQNQKIVFSGQADEAPDTITGDIVFVLQQREHPKFKRKSDDLYVEHNLSLREALCGFQFILTHLDGRKLVIKSNPGEVFKPDCYKAINDEGMPHYQRPFMKGQLYIHFNVEFPDSGFLSPEKLRILTTVLPVKSDKRLPDKLLAKCEETTLLDVNMEEEMRQKEQQRQREAYDEDDDDPPVHQVACNQQ